From the Brassica napus cultivar Da-Ae chromosome A8, Da-Ae, whole genome shotgun sequence genome, one window contains:
- the LOC106389803 gene encoding probable methyltransferase TCM_000336, producing the protein MDLQREFHMTGGVGKTSYARNSSFQKKAYDQAKDIILKTLQQLYKETRPKSLGIADLGCSSGPNTLSTIRDIIKAVIVAHHREIPNEPLPEFSVSLNDLPRNDFNSIFKSLPDFHIELKRDTKNDHSPSVFIAAFPGSFYGRLFPENTIHFIYASFSLHWLSKIPPALYDDQGKSINKGCINICSSSPEAVSKAYYSQFKEDFSMFLRSRSKEVVAAGRMVLIILGREGPEHVGRGNSFLWELLARAIADLVSQGEIEEEKLDSYELHFYAPSAAEIEGEVNKEGSFELEKLEMLEVDMEWGNEDGISYGKAVAKTIRAVQESMLASHFGEEILNKLFDTYGRIIDEEIAKEDIKHITFVVVLRRKL; encoded by the exons ATGGATCTACAAAGAGAGTTTCACATGACAGGAGGAGTAGGGAAAACTAGTTATGCAAGAAACTCTTCCTTCCAG AAGAAAGCCTATGATCAGGCAAAAGACATAATACTAAAGACACTGCAACAACTCTACAAAGAGACAAGACCCAAGAGTCTAGGAATAGCTGACTTGGGATGTTCTTCAGGACCAAATACTCTTTCCACCATTAGAGACATCATCAAAGCCGTCATAGTTGCTCACCACCGTGAGATACCAAACGAGCCTTTGCCGGAATTCAGTGTCTCCCTTAACGATCTTCCCCGAAATGACTTCAACTCTATATTCAAGTCCTTGCCTGACTTTCACATAGAGCTCAAGAGAGATACCAAGAATGATCATTCCCCTTCAGTTTTCATTGCAGCCTTCCCTGGATCATTTTATGGAAGGCTATTCCCTGAAAATACCATCCACTTCATATATGCCTCTTTCAGCTTACACTGGCTTTCCAAG attccTCCAGCTTTGTATGACGATCAAGGCAAGTCCATAAACAAAGGGTGTATTAACATCTGCTCATCGAGTCCTGAAGCTGTTTCCAAAGCTTACTACAGCCAGTTCAAGGAAGATTTCTCCATGTTCCTCCGGTCTCGATCAAAAGAGGTGGTTGCTGCAGGCAGAATGGTTCTCATAATACTCGGAAGAGAAGGTCCCGAACATGTTGGTAGAGGAAACTCTTTCTTATGGGAACTTCTCGCAAGAGCCATAGCAGATCTTGTCTcacaa GGAGAAATTGAGGAAGAGAAGCTGGATTCTTACGAGCTGCACTTTTACGCCCCAAGTGCTGCTGAGATAGAAGGTGAAGTGAACAAAGAAGGGTCTTTTGAATTAGAGAAGTTAGAGATGTTGGAAGTAGACATGGAGTGGGGCAACGAGGATGGTATCAGTTACGGCAAGGCGGTTGCAAAGACGATAAGAGCGGTTCAAGAGTCAATGCTTGCTTCACACTTCGGAGAAGAGATTTTGAACAAGCTGTTTGATACATATGGTAGAATAATTGACGAGGAGATTGCTAAGGAAGACATAAAACACATCACATTTGTTGTTGTCCTGAGAAGGAAGCTCTGA